A window of Candidatus Nanoarchaeia archaeon contains these coding sequences:
- a CDS encoding sodium-translocating pyrophosphatase, whose protein sequence is MVLDFVFIVGMLSIAVGAYFFMYVARQATGTKEMRAISDSIKEGAIAFIKRQYGTIALFSVIMALLIGGLYFYKGDPGLALRTSIAIILGAASSAIAGIIGMYVAVITNIRTAAAVKKSLPFGLKVALRGGAVSGILVISLSLMGVAGLYWLFGADPLKTPFLIVGYGFGASFVALFAQLGGGIYTKAADVGADLVGKVEAGIPEDDPRNPAVIADLVGDNVGDCAGRGADLFESTAAENIGAMILGVALFPVFGANGVLFPLVVIAAGMIASIIGIFSVKAREGEDPMRALNRGFYVSAFLALIGIAISVYWLLNANVWFFYAGMVGIVMSVLFLLITEYYTSHGFRPVKEIAKASQTGPATNIISGIAVGLENVFAPVIVISFALYLSYQFGVWSGVPHGGLFGTAVATVGMLSTVVYVLAMDTFGPITDNAGGIIEMSNAPEEIRKRTDSLDAVGNTTKALTKGYAIGSAALAAFLLFSAYLEEVAALTGKAFDVVNLASVPVFIGGLLGAMLVFLFSSLAIRAVGKTAQYIIEEVRRQFRNDTGIMKGTSKPDYAACVDITTRGALRNMILPGLLVVGFPILVGFILKAEALAAFLMVGTIAGILMALFMNNGGGAWDNAKKFIEKGNYGGKGSDTHKAAVVGDTVGDPFKDTAGPSIHVLVKLLATITLVLAPLFI, encoded by the coding sequence ATGGTATTGGATTTTGTGTTTATCGTAGGGATGTTATCAATAGCTGTTGGGGCGTACTTCTTCATGTATGTTGCCAGGCAGGCAACAGGCACAAAAGAGATGAGAGCGATCTCAGACTCTATCAAGGAAGGAGCGATTGCATTCATCAAAAGGCAGTATGGAACGATTGCGCTGTTCTCTGTGATTATGGCCCTATTGATTGGAGGATTGTATTTCTATAAGGGTGATCCGGGGCTGGCATTGAGGACAAGCATTGCAATCATCTTGGGGGCTGCAAGTTCTGCGATTGCAGGAATAATTGGGATGTATGTTGCAGTGATAACCAATATAAGGACTGCTGCTGCTGTGAAGAAATCACTTCCATTCGGATTAAAGGTTGCTTTACGAGGGGGGGCGGTGTCAGGCATACTGGTCATTTCATTGAGCCTGATGGGAGTTGCAGGATTGTACTGGCTGTTTGGAGCAGATCCGCTGAAGACTCCTTTCCTTATTGTTGGATATGGGTTTGGGGCAAGCTTTGTGGCATTATTTGCGCAGCTCGGAGGGGGGATCTATACAAAGGCTGCTGATGTAGGAGCAGATCTGGTCGGAAAGGTTGAGGCAGGCATACCAGAGGATGACCCAAGGAATCCTGCTGTTATTGCTGATTTGGTAGGGGATAATGTCGGAGACTGCGCAGGAAGGGGAGCTGATTTGTTCGAGAGCACTGCTGCTGAGAACATTGGAGCTATGATCCTGGGAGTTGCATTGTTTCCAGTTTTTGGGGCAAATGGAGTCTTATTTCCATTAGTGGTGATTGCAGCAGGGATGATTGCGAGCATTATCGGGATATTCTCTGTGAAAGCTAGGGAAGGGGAAGATCCAATGAGGGCATTGAACCGGGGGTTTTATGTATCTGCTTTTCTCGCATTGATCGGGATAGCAATAAGCGTGTATTGGCTGCTGAATGCCAATGTATGGTTCTTCTATGCAGGAATGGTTGGGATTGTGATGAGTGTTTTGTTCCTGCTTATCACTGAATATTACACGAGCCATGGATTCAGGCCTGTCAAGGAGATCGCAAAGGCGTCGCAGACAGGGCCAGCAACCAACATCATTTCAGGCATAGCAGTTGGGCTTGAGAACGTGTTTGCTCCTGTGATTGTGATATCCTTTGCATTGTATCTGTCGTATCAGTTTGGAGTCTGGTCAGGAGTTCCTCATGGAGGATTGTTTGGAACTGCTGTCGCAACTGTAGGCATGCTGTCAACTGTGGTATATGTCTTAGCAATGGACACCTTTGGCCCTATAACCGATAATGCAGGGGGGATTATTGAGATGTCCAATGCTCCTGAAGAGATAAGAAAGAGGACTGATAGCCTGGATGCTGTAGGCAATACAACAAAGGCATTGACAAAGGGGTATGCCATAGGCTCTGCTGCATTGGCTGCTTTCCTGCTGTTTTCAGCATATCTTGAAGAGGTTGCTGCATTGACAGGAAAGGCGTTTGATGTTGTGAATTTGGCAAGCGTTCCTGTGTTTATCGGAGGGCTTTTAGGAGCTATGCTTGTCTTCCTGTTCAGCTCATTGGCAATACGGGCTGTTGGAAAGACTGCCCAGTATATCATTGAAGAAGTCAGAAGGCAATTCAGGAATGATACGGGCATTATGAAAGGGACATCTAAGCCTGATTATGCTGCCTGTGTTGATATCACTACAAGAGGGGCGCTTAGGAATATGATCCTGCCTGGCCTGCTTGTTGTGGGTTTTCCGATACTTGTCGGGTTTATCCTGAAGGCAGAGGCGCTGGCTGCCTTCCTGATGGTAGGAACGATAGCAGGCATCCTCATGGCATTGTTTATGAATAATGGAGGAGGAGCCTGGGATAATGCAAAGAAGTTCATTGAGAAAGGCAACTATGGCGGGAAAGGATCAGATACCCATAAGGCTGCAGTTGTCGGAGACACTGTAGGGGATCCATTTAAGGATACTGCTGGGCCTTCAATCCATGTTTTGGTGAAGCTGCTGGCTACGATAACGCTTGTCTTGGCGCCGCTGTTTATTTAG